The following DNA comes from Anopheles arabiensis isolate DONGOLA chromosome 3, AaraD3, whole genome shotgun sequence.
GGCTTTCCACGTTAAACCCATTCCGATCAGATCGGCAAACTTGAACTAATCACCTTGCGAGGTTCTGTTTTGTTCCTTCAACCGTAATCTTAAAATGCGCTTTTTATTTATGTAGTCAATCACCCAGTGTGGGgctgttttgattgttttctgtTGACCTCAATCAAAAGATATATGCCCGCGATTAGTgctatccatttttttttttggttccctTCCTTCTCTCCAGCACAACGCTGGAATTGTTTCGCTAGCAGCCAAAGGTTTtaagagggtttttttttggaacctAGTCAGGGAGAATCAATACAAGCGAAAGTGTTTGGATGCACGGTGGACACACCTGCTCGAAAGTgggagggttcgtcgcttggtggcgatggtggctGCTACGAGATGAGCCTTGCGTAATCGTGTCTTGCCGAACGCGCACCGTTCGGATTCGGAGAAATTATGAAATGCTACTCACATTATCAACATGTGTGTGCACGCGTTAATGGTCGAGCCGAGTGTGGGTCATCGAAAGGGAAATCGATCGTGAGCAGGCTCCCGATGGGTGAGGAATGGTAAGCGGGGGGGGCCTCATGACCTGTTTTGGAAGAAGGAAGAAGCCCACATCACATCGCGAATGCCTTCAAGGAAGTTTCCAGTGAAAGTGGTGCAGATAGTGGTTAtcatgtgatttttttttcatcgcttgtagttttgtttttgcaagtAACGCATTGCTTCATACCTTTCACGAAGATACGGGATTTAATGTGTGTGATAGGAAGATTGATGTAAATATGGATGGATAAgggttattatttttatttttgttcttattttGTCTTGCTCATGAAGTTCAGTCATTGGATGGTAGTCCCAAACCTTCCCGTATGATCATCATCTAAAAACAACCTACCATGAACAGGATCTTACCTTTTTAAGATAAATATTACCATGTTTTGGTTCGTTGAGCTCGTATaatgttaaaatgtatttgtttGGCACTTTTCTCATTCAGCACCTATAAAAAGCAGGATCGTAAATTCCTCTCTCCTCACTCCCTGTAGCATATGCTCGTGCTTGATTCCTCTTCAGAACTTCAGGCTGGTGTTGTAAAGAagcagacagcagcagcgatgtGTTTTTCCTACGCTTGTTATTATTCAAACATAATTTCACGTGCCGGTGTGCCTGCCCAAACtcaatatataaaaaaaaaaataaaaaaaataaaaaaaataaaaaacattgaCGCCCGTACATACGCACAAAAAGCGTTAGAAACAAAATGTTAGCGTCCGGTTCCGTGGGTCGAAAGAATGGGTGGAAAAGTATGTGGagagaacaaaataaaaaaaaatctgcatACTTAATTAGTCCTCCACGGCTACCCATGGGAAGGCCACCCCGAGAgtgagatagaaagagaagcTGTTAAAACAAGCATAGCATACCAAGCCGCGAGGAGGGAGTATCATGGTTGGAAGTTCATTAATTACAGTCTACGCCGAGTTGGCACGAGTCGTCAGTGGGCATCTTCTAACGTCCGGCTGGCTCTGTGAGCAATCGGACGAACGAAGTGATCTTCTCGCGcggtaagcgacgaaccggcTCAaagaaaacagtttttaaagcCGTCCGATAAGATTAGCTCGGTTAGCTTCAGATTTGTAGCAGATGAGCGGAGTTCAAGAAGCTTCTGCGTGGCATTTAGTTTCCTGTCTCTCCCTCCCGACTTCAATGGGGATGGGGATGGATTTCACACGCCAAACGATCGAATACAAGTGGACTTTAATGAATTCCGATTGTGAACTTCACAAGGTCGCTGCCTAACCAACCACACTTTGGTCGCGTTTCGGGTTTCGGAGGCTTCGAATTTTAGTTGCATTTCTGTGCCCAATCGCCCTACCTCCATGGCTGTATGTGCTTTTCTTTAGGCTGATTGGATGGAATTTCTTATCGTAACCTTCCCCGTTCATCCGACACCCATTGTCCGATCGCCAAATGGTGAGATCGTTCGTGGGCTTGTACTATACGGTGCCGTTTCGTTGCACTAATCTAATCACCCTTTGTATCTAAGGTCACCATCCGACCCTTTTGAACGACGAATGTTAGGGCGATCGTTAGCCAGGTACTACAGCgccaacgaaaacaaatttcattacttgCTCCACCAATGCAAACGCCACGGTAAACGGCATCTCGGCATCGACCTCGTTTCGATTTCGGTGCTTTGCaattgcagcagcaccaccacattGCCCATCTTGGGCGTTCTTCttgtgcgcgcacacacacacacaaacgtaatGTACGGTACACAGCAAGGGGTGGGTGAGAGTGGTACGCCACAGTctgcaaaaaccaaaacaacataaCACTCCATCATCGTACCCCCAGCACTGCGGGCACCCCCGGGCGCCAGTTCCCAGGCCCATGCTACACGTCACGTTCTGGGCATTTAACTCGCGACGGCCGCGAATAACAAATTGATCAACGCGCACACCGCGACGTAATTAGCGTGCTGCCCCGTAAATGGCAGGCATCTCACTCGCCCAAGCTGTGTGACGTCGGTAACGGTCCCAGAAgaggtctgtgtgtgtggtgcaccGGTGAGATACGGTTTTATagagtgaaacaaaataaacgagcaaaaaataacactttttcagcgagtgttttgcttcttctctcTGCCGGCAATGCACTGTTACGTGTGTGGTGGGGAGGGAGGACCTCCCTTGCGCTTAGGAACGCGAGCAACGGGGTAGAAAGGAAGATTCACATTCACTGCACCACCGTCGAAAAACAATTCCAATGGGTGGAGCGCGCAAACGGCCAACCGTAATGGAGTGTCTAATTTCGGGTTAATTCTCATATGCCGCTTATGCCACACGATGTGCCGGACCGCGTGCATAATCGACTGCTGCATGCTGTCATCCTAATAAGCAATGTGATGGGGCTGTGTATGTTTTAAAGCTCACCCAAACTCATCACCTATTGAATCCTATTCAACAGCTCTATTCCGACGGCACCCGATGTAATGTAGTCCGGCACGACAAGCGACCAACAGCTGTTGGGGGTAACCTGTTTCCAAAGAGTTCCTTACCCTCTGGTATGCGACATGTACCGAGGTGATGGCATGAAAATAAGTCATCAATTATGGGCCAAGGCCAAAGCGATACGGGAAATTACGTAGCCAGTGGTTTACGTAGAAGACAACTTGGCTTTGGGGTCGAGATGCTGCGCCTCGTAACACCGAACAGCTTCGAACGGTACGCAAACAGGCACCGTGGCAGTGAATACTAATCATCACGGACGCTGCCCCGTAGCGAGTACGAATCACGAACAGGTTTCGAATACACCTGAAGAATGTGACCAGTGGCTTTACGGTTTTCGGAGAAGCATATCCAATTTGCATATGCAAGATGTACAGCTGTCTCAGCACTGTCGATTACTATATCAAGTGAGATACTCCGCTTAAAATGAATCGACTAACTCGATCATTCGATCGACTAACTCGAGCTGGCTTTTCAATTTGCTTATCTTGTGAAATATTGCCAATCGCGGATAATGGGCTGTGACGCATTCCGTATGGACGTTGATTTCGTTTTCGAACATCACACGTGATCGTGTTGATAGACTATGACGATTAAAAGGTTGCTAATGGGTTTAATAAGGGTGCACACGTTAAATGTGCATTCAAAGACAAATTGCTTCTGATTGTTCGATGAAATCTATTGTCACACATTACTCACGTTATTACCTTATTCTTTGCCCTTTTTCAGCCATGAAGCTTTGCCTGCTGATCGCCACAGCCGTGGTCATTGCCACGAGCTGTGCCCTTCCCGTGCCCAAGGAAGAAGTTTTTACCGTGTATCCTGTGAACAGTGCGATGGCCCAGGAATCCTCCAACCTGCCTGCCGAAGCAAAGCCTGCCGAGCAACAAAATACACCCGCGGATGGTGCGTTGGCCAAAGATCTTAGCAATGAAAAGAAGGTTGAAGCAACGGAAAAGGTCGATGATACACCAGTAGAGAGTAAGCCGGAAGAAGTGAAAACTGTATCGGAGAAGGTGAGCGAACTGGCCTCTGTAAACGAAGAAGCTGCAAAGCTGTCTGATCCGGAGCCAGAAGCAAAATCTGCTCCATTGACAGAATCCTCCGATGCAAAGGTTGAAGAAGCTGCTGCTACCGTTGCTCCGAAGGAAGATGATGCATCCACTACTGTGGCAAGCAATGACGAGCTACGACTGGTAGTTTCCGAGTCAGTTGTTGCTACTGAACCGAAAGTTGCTGTACCGGAGACTGTAGCCGAGGAACCTAAATCGGTGGAGGAACTGCCAGCGAAAAGTGTAAGCGATGAAACTGCCGCTAAAGCCGAAGAGCAGGAACCAGCCGGCAAATCTGTCGAGAGTGTTAAAGTGGAGGAAACTAAAGAGGGAAAAAGTGAGCCAAAGGCAGCGGCTGTAGAATCGGAAGTCAAATCAGTAGCGGAGGAAAAGTCGGAAAAGCTCACCGAGGAATCGAAAGCTGAAGTAGCTGCTGAACCGTCCCTAGTTCGTTCTGTCACCGAGGAAAGAGTCATGGCCGATGAGGTTGCCGTAAAAAGTGACGTCGAGCCTATCACAGAAAAGCAAACAGTGGTAGAGAAAGCTCAGGAAtcggttgctgctgcacctGAAGTTGTGCCCGCATCAGCTGCAAACGAGCCTGTACCCCAAACGGAAGGCGTAGATGAGGTAAAGCCCACCAAAGTTCGTGCTGCTCCAATCGTCGAAGGTCTGAAGGTATCGCAACCTGTTGAGGCAGAACCGGCTACCGTCGCTAAGATTCACGTCACCGTTATCCAGGAAGAGGTAATGGTTGATGGTAAGAATGCCGCTCAGAAGGAAGCCGTGTCAGCGGACGAGCCAGCAGTGACAgaggcagaagaaaaaagcaccgAAGCTGCGACTACAACTACTGTTGCCAACGAGCAGGAAGTGAAGAGCGAGACAAAGGCTTTGGAAACGGTTCCCGAAACGAAGGATGCAGTGAGCAATGATAAGCTAAGTGAAGTGAAGAGTGTGGATGCGGTAGTGGAATCCAAGGCAGAAGCTCCTAAAGCCGCTGAGGTTAGCAAGGAAGCAGAGAGCAAATCGACACCCGAAGCCGTTGTGATCGTGATGCCAAGCGTAAAGTCCGAAGACGTTACCACGGTCGTTGCAAGCGTTGCTGAGAACACGGATAAGCCCGCCGAAACCGCGGAAGACAAAGCTGTGCCGGAGGTACGCTCTGCCGGTGCTTCGGATGAGCTTCCCGAACCGGCCACGACGGCGAAAGCCGAGGAGCAGCAGGCAAAAGCCGCGGAAGGGAGTTCTCAGCCGGGTGCAAGTGAAAGCTCGGATACCGTTCAAGAAGACGCTCAGGATCAAAGTGACAGTGTCAGTACAACAGTGAGCAGTGTCACGGAGCAGGATACTACTACGGTGAGCCCCGTTACCACCACCGAGCCAGAGTCCGTACCGACGCCGGCGAAGCAGAAGGCCAAGAAGCAAGTTCCGCGTAAGTGTACCCCGTCGCCGTGCCGTAAAGTTGCACAATTTATGTACGCTCATGTTAACGgtgattttgtatttatttcccCTTTTTATCAAACAGCGAACCTTAAAGGATACAGTAAGCGTCTGAAGCTGCAGGAAGCGCAACGAAAGCAAAGTACCGACAGCGAGTAAGGTTGCCGTTAGCGGCTACCGCTACTAAATGCAGATAATGCAGCTCAAGGAGGCGTCACACAAGCACGGGGAGTCAATTATGCCGACTCTGGCCGGGTGATGCCCATGCCCATCTAACGTCTTTAGCCTGTAAGATCAACCCGTACGAGATAAGGAATAGTTTAGTAAGGTGACATCATCAGGCCGAATAAAGTATTGTTCGAAATCGTCATACACAACACGTTGCGGGTATTGCTTTTGGACTTGGATGCATTGTCGCTTCTGTTGTCATTACATGGTAGTTAATGTGGGGAGCTCTAATATTGCTGCTGTACGTGAAATGCAACGTAATCTCAATCAATGGGCACAATATCACAATTGATATTCAGTGTCGAGAGTTGCGGTAGGTGTTCGGAACTGCTTCGAGCGGAACTATTCCTTTGCATCCCAAGGGATTCACATGTTCTGAATGAGTAAGTAATGTTGATTACAGCAATTATTGTCAATTTTTCAGCTACTTTAGTGGGAATTCAATTTTGAAATCACATGTTGTGTGTGGTATTTTACGAATTTTTCAATTCAAGTTTAGGtataatttcaaaataataaaaaaagagctcattattattaatttgacGTAAAAGCTTGGTAGTTTTTGATACATATTCGCTTGTTCTTGACTTATTTGATGCACTCCTAATTAACGACAATTATTGTAAAGCTCATTAAGAGCACTATTAGAATGTATTTCATCGAATAGTTTATACCTCCTGCCATTCtgtatatttgttttttactgGTTGTCTTATTTACCTGCCTGCTTCAGTAATCATATCGAATCGAGCGTTGCCCACTAAATCTTCACCAGTCTTAGAGCACTAGTAAATGAGTAATCGTCAGCATTCGTTGCGCATTTTGCGCGATAGAGAGAATAAATTAACGATTGCCTATAAAAACGGGCCGCATTTCCTGTCCCTGCGATCAAATCTAGTCGAACGGTTCCACCGATCGGTGGTGGCACGATTCGTTACGCGCTGAGGAAATAGTGAGCTTTAGAAGGTGTTTTTGTGAAGGCGTTGACTTCTGATTGCAAAGCAAGTGAGCAAGTGTACTTGGCATTCCTTAGCAGCTGGTTCGCAAGCATGATCATGACTCGTGCGGTGgaggtgttgtttttggtgttgtGCTGTGCTCTCGTGCCAAGAATTCAATCCGCTCCGCAGCGAAGCATTGACTTTCTGCTGGGTGATGAAGAACTGCAAGCGGTAGTGAAACCGATCGCACGAGATTCACCTTCTACGGCATCTGCACAGGAGCAAACGGAAGCATATGAAGATGATCAACAGGCCGAGGTGCAGGCAACGGTGGATCCGGTAGAGAATGAGCAGCAAACAGAAGAACCACAACCGACCCAATCTGATGCGGAAGATTATACCGATGAGGAACAATTTACAGAAGATCCACAGGATGAGCTGCTTGATCCGATCACAGAAAGCCCTCACGAAGATGAACAAAACACCACAAGTGCTAAAGATTCCCCGTCAACAACACCGATCACTACCACGTCCACCACAACGAAAGATACAACAACTCCGGTAACTACGGTAGCCCCTACATCCTCAACAACTTTAGATTCTGTGGAAAATAATTCGTCGGAGGAACAGTTGACGACCAATCCCATCGTTGTGCCTGAAAGTGAAGAACAAACCACAACCGAATCGAACGAGGACTCGAATCAGCTTGCTCAGGATGTGAACGACTTTATTCATGATCTGGCAAATGAAGTGCGATCGAGTGCAAGAGACAAGCAGCAGCGCCCACAGCAACCGAAACCTAGCCCACCTAAGTACTCTACGGTACTGCCCACTACGCTACCGGAACGATACGACTCGAAATCGGTCGAAAgcaatgaagatgatgatcaGGTGCAGCTGAAAGTGAATCCCAACGACGAGCAGACGACCAACGGCCCTTCACTTACAGAGGATCAGTTCCGTACGCTGTTCGAAAAGTTGCCTTGGATTGGTCAGCAGCGATTCCCAGGTAGGTTACCCCCAAGAGTTTACAACTTTTCCTATGATTAGATGAGGTCAGTTACGGAACATGGTTAAAGAAATTCGTCTGTGCTTTGTTTTCATCTCCGTTAGGCTACGATCAATGGCAACATCAGGGTTTTCCGCAACGCTCCAGCTGGCAGCATCGTGACGATCGTCAACGACACTATCAAAGCCACGGTTCCGACAGCTTCCAAGGTCACGGATTTCACCGCAGCTCTTGGCATTGAAACGTGCGCTCCGCGGCTTTCTATGCTGACCTTACAGAGCACGCGTCGTATCAGTCACCGACAGGGAAATACCCGAAATTTAGCCAAATAGTATGTAACGATAAGAAGAGCGAATGAATTGTTTAGGATGCGACATTCATGTTCAACTGTGATTAAGCGCCATCGATGAGAATAAACTACACAACTATCGATCAAGCGTTAGCTATGGTGAATATCttgagaataaataaaaaaaactagtgCACAATACATGTCCGGCGTTTAAGACCATGTGTCATATTTACATATCACGGTCAGGAACCGGTTTTCCTATATGAACCTACCAGAAAGGCATTAGTCATAGGAAGTTGCTGCTATAGCTCTGCTGTACTACGTCGGAAATAgctctagtttttttttgagctACCTCATATTGATGAATTGTTAATTTCTAGAGCGATCGGGAATGGTATTGCTTTCGAACGTACACGCGCAAATTACGCGAATGTTTCGCTTGGATGATTCACAAGAATGATAAATTGGTAGCGAAAAGTTTAGAAGGCTTGAAAGATCTATCGGCAAAATACTAATTTTGACACACGATAACAAGCTATGTCGCAGgcttttgtaaataaataattttctgTATGTGTACGAGGTTCTTGTTTGTGAAAATATGCCTAATTGGTCCGGGTGTACGATTA
Coding sequences within:
- the LOC120903782 gene encoding immunoglobulin A1 protease autotransporter-like, with amino-acid sequence MKLCLLIATAVVIATSCALPVPKEEVFTVYPVNSAMAQESSNLPAEAKPAEQQNTPADGALAKDLSNEKKVEATEKVDDTPVESKPEEVKTVSEKVSELASVNEEAAKLSDPEPEAKSAPLTESSDAKVEEAAATVAPKEDDASTTVASNDELRLVVSESVVATEPKVAVPETVAEEPKSVEELPAKSVSDETAAKAEEQEPAGKSVESVKVEETKEGKSEPKAAAVESEVKSVAEEKSEKLTEESKAEVAAEPSLVRSVTEERVMADEVAVKSDVEPITEKQTVVEKAQESVAAAPEVVPASAANEPVPQTEGVDEVKPTKVRAAPIVEGLKVSQPVEAEPATVAKIHVTVIQEEVMVDGKNAAQKEAVSADEPAVTEAEEKSTEAATTTTVANEQEVKSETKALETVPETKDAVSNDKLSEVKSVDAVVESKAEAPKAAEVSKEAESKSTPEAVVIVMPSVKSEDVTTVVASVAENTDKPAETAEDKAVPEVRSAGASDELPEPATTAKAEEQQAKAAEGSSQPGASESSDTVQEDAQDQSDSVSTTVSSVTEQDTTTVSPVTTTEPESVPTPAKQKAKKQVPPNLKGYSKRLKLQEAQRKQSTDSE
- the LOC120903213 gene encoding cell surface glycoprotein 1-like → MIMTRAVEVLFLVLCCALVPRIQSAPQRSIDFLLGDEELQAVVKPIARDSPSTASAQEQTEAYEDDQQAEVQATVDPVENEQQTEEPQPTQSDAEDYTDEEQFTEDPQDELLDPITESPHEDEQNTTSAKDSPSTTPITTTSTTTKDTTTPVTTVAPTSSTTLDSVENNSSEEQLTTNPIVVPESEEQTTTESNEDSNQLAQDVNDFIHDLANEVRSSARDKQQRPQQPKPSPPKYSTVLPTTLPERYDSKSVESNEDDDQVQLKVNPNDEQTTNGPSLTEDQFRTLFEKLPWIGQQRFPGYDQWQHQGFPQRSSWQHRDDRQRHYQSHGSDSFQGHGFHRSSWH